A genomic window from Balaenoptera acutorostrata chromosome 20, mBalAcu1.1, whole genome shotgun sequence includes:
- the LOC103016140 gene encoding keratin, type I cuticular Ha6: MASQLCSPIFSSGSIKGLCGTTGGVSRVSCVRSVGSCRVSGLSGVGGSASSVRLGLSGLGSCLPRSCLSSGYHSSCFTGSGGWSCEGSFNGNEKETMQFLNDRLASYLEKVRQLERENAELESRIRERSQQQDPLVCPNYQSYFRTIEELQQKILLTKADNARLVLQIDNAKLAADDFRTKYETELGMRQLVEADTNGLRRILDELALCKADLEMQVESLKEELMCLKKNHEEEVNTLRCQLGDRLNVEVDAAPPVDLNKILDEMRCQYEALVENNRRDVEAWFNTQTDELNQQVVSSSEQLQCCQTEIIELRRTVNALEIELQAQHSMRNSLESTLAETEARYSSQLAQIQGLIGNVEAQLSEIRCDLERQSQEYQVLLDVKARLESEITTYRCLLEGEDCKLPTHPCAMECKPAVRVPYISSVPCAPAPQLSTQIRTIKEEIRDGKVISSREHVQPL, translated from the exons ATGGCCAGCCAGCTCTGCTCTCCGATCTTCTCCTCTGGGTCCATCAAAGGCCTCTGTGGTACCACAGGTGGCGTCTCTCGGGTGTCCTGTGTCCGCTCTGTGGGCTCCTGCAGAGTCTCTGGCCTTTCTGGTGTTGGGGGGTCAGCCTCCTCTGTCAGGCTGGGCCTCTCCGGCCTTGGGAGCTGCTTGCCTCGTTCCTGCCTGTCCTCTGGGTACCACTCCTCCTGCTTTACCGGGAGCGGGGGCTGGTCCTGCGAGGGCTCCTTCAATGGCAACGAGAAGGAGACCATGCAGTTCCTGAACGACCGGCTGGCCAGCTACCTGGAGAAGGTGCGCCAGCTGGAGCGGGAGAACGCGGAGCTGGAGAGCCGCATCCGGGAGCGGAGCCAGCAACAAGACCCCCTTGTGTGCCCCAACTACCAGTCCTACTTCCGGACCATCGAGGAGCTCCAGCAGAAG ATCCTGCTGACCAAGGCTGACAATGCCAGGCTGGTCCTGCAAATTGACAATGCTAAGCTGGCTGCTGACGACTTCCGAACCAA GTACGAGACGGAGCTGGGCATGCGGCAGCTGGTGGAGGCTGACACCAATGGACTGCGCCGGATCCTGGACGAACTGGCTCTGTGCAAGGCCGACCTGGAGATGCAGGTGGAGTCCCTGAAGGAGGAGCTGATGTGCCTCAAGAAGAACCACGAGGAG GAAGTCAACACACTTCGATGCCAACTTGGGGACCGGCTGAATGTGGAGGTGGATGCCGCCCCCCCAGTGGATCTCAACAAGATCCTGGATGAGATGAGATGCCAGTATGAGGCCCTGGTGGAAAATAACCGCAGAGACGTGGAGGCCTGGTTCAACACCCAG ACTGACGAGCTGAACCAGCAAGTGGTGTCCAGCTCGGAGCAGCTGCAGTGCTGCCAGACAGAGATCATTGAGCTGAGACGCACGGTCAATGCCCTGGAAATCGAGCTGCAGGCCCAGCACAGCATG CGGAATTCCCTGGAATCCACCCTGGCGGAGACCGAGGCCCGCTACAGCTCCCAGCTGGCTCAGATACAGGGCCTGATCGGCAACGTGGAGGCTCAGCTGTCCGAGATCCGCTGTGACCTGGAGCGGCAGAGCCAGGAGTACCAGGTCCTCCTGGACGTCAAGGCCCGCCTGGAGTCGGAGATCACCACCTACCGCTGCCTGCTGGAGGGAGAAGACTGCAA GCTGCCTACCCACCCTTGTGCCATGGAATGCAAGCCTGCAGTTAGAGTTCCTTACATCTCAAGTGTGCCCTGCGCCCCGGCCCCCCAGCTCAGCACCCAGATCCGTACCATCAAGGAGGAGATCAGAGACGGGAAAGTCATTTCCAGCAGGGAGCACGTGCAGCCGCTGTAA